One part of the Amaranthus tricolor cultivar Red isolate AtriRed21 chromosome 16, ASM2621246v1, whole genome shotgun sequence genome encodes these proteins:
- the LOC130802635 gene encoding uncharacterized protein LOC130802635, with protein MAPTKNLSHQQKTQIMQNLLCKLNKKGKPMLSIINELTTEYKVYRKTITRLWKEVQKQKENNNTTINLNNKRVGRQAPNKIQFDDEKFKSIKFELKGTQHAVAKQMKVSQSTVSRLKKDRVIRKHTNAIKPTLNDNNKLHRLSFALSKLQYDEHTDSFKFKSHNNIVHIDEKHFYLTRESQTYYLAPGEVEPHRECQSERFIPKIMFMCAIANPIFLTNGDVFFDGKIGIWPFITQEPAKRSSKNRKEGGIDQTIRAKWPHGMSKHIFIQLDNAKPHIAHNDNEFMEEALNDDFFHTTCTTTTKFS; from the coding sequence AAGGGAAAACCGATGCTAAGTATAATTAATGAACTCACAACAGAGTACAAAGTCTATAGAAAAACAATCACGAGATTATGGAAAGAAGTTCAAAAGCAAAAGGAAAACAACAACACAACCATCAACCTCAACAACAAGAGGGTTGGGAGACAAGCACCCAACAAAATCCAATTTGATGATGAGAAGTTCAAGTCCatcaaatttgaactaaaaggCACTCAACATGCAGTGGCAAAACAAATGAAAGTATCACAGTCAACAGTATCTAGGTTGAAGAAGGACAGAGTTATTAGAAAGCATACAAACGCTATCAAACCCACACTGAATGATAACAACAAACTACACAGGTTAAGTTTTGCATTATCTAAGTTGCAATATGATGAACACACTGATTCTTTCAAGTTTAAGTCACATAATAACATTGTTCATATTGATGAAAAACACTTTTATCTAACTCGAGAATCACAGACTTACTACCTAGCACCGGgtgaagtagaaccacataGGGAATGTCAGTCCGAAAGATTCATCCCAAAAATAATGTTCATGTGTGCTATTGcaaatccaatttttttaactaatggTGATGTGTTTTTTGATGGTAAGATAGGAATATGGCCTTTTATTACTCAAGAGCCTGCGAAAAGGAGCTCAAAGAACAGAAAAGAGGGGGGAATAGACCAAACCATAAGAGCTAAGTGGCCACACGGAATGTCAAAGCACATTTTTATTCAACTGGATAATGCAAAGCCGCACATAGCACACAATGACAATGAATTTATGGAGGAGGCATTGAATGATGATTTTTTTCATACAACTTGTACAACAACCACCAAATTCTCCTGA